The nucleotide sequence ATTACAGAGGCGCCGCACCTATTCAGCGCTGCATTATAAATGGCGATGAAAAGACTGGTGTCACAATAATGCAGATGGATGAGGGGCTTGATACAGGTGATATGATCATGAAGAGAGAAATCCCGATCTCATCTGATGAAACGGGTGGAAGCCTCTTTGATAAATTGATGGAGGTCGGCTCTTCTCTTTGCGTTGAGGCGCTCAGGGCAATAGAGGACGGAACAGCCGTAAGAACTCCCCAGCCTGAAGGCGAATTTGAATACGCTAAAATGCTTAAAAAGTCTGAGGGTCTTATTGATTTTAATAAAAAGGCTGTAGAAATAGAAAGACTGGTGAGGGCTTTGAATCCATGGCCAAGTGCTTATACACATCTGTCCGGTAAGATGCTTAAAATCTGGAAGGCAGAGGTTACTGATGAAAAATCCGGAGATTGCGGAGAGATAACAGCAATTTCAGCGGACAGTTTTACTGTAGCATGTGGCGAGGGAAGCCTTATTGTAAAAGAAATTCAGCTTGAAGGGAAGAGAAGAATGACGGTACATGATTTCCTTCTCGGACAGAAATTGGAGACTGGAAGCAGCCTTGGCTGAATTATGTGTAAGTTGGATAGAAAGTGAGGTTTTATATGCATTATTATTATCCTTTTTACTATGACAGCACATATATCCTGATAGTTATCGGATTTATTATTTCAATGGCAGCATCAGCCCATGTAAAAAGCGTTTTTAACAGGTACGCAAGGGTTGGATCTCAGCTCAGATTAACAGGAGCTCAGGTCGCTGAGAGAATGCTTGCAGCAAATGGTGTTGCAGGAGTAAGGGTTCAGCCTGTAAGGGGAAGTCTTACAGATAATTATAATCCGATGAATAAAACAGTTAATCTTTCGGAAAGTGTTTATGCCTCTACGTCTATTGCGGCACTGGGTGTGGCAGCTCATGAGTGCGGACATGCAATGCAGCACAATGTTGGATACATACCGCTTTCACTTCGTTCGGCTATCCTGCCGGTTGCAAATTTCGGATCAAGACTTGGAATACCGGTATGTATTGTGGGCATGCTTATAGGAGGAGCAGGAAGCACAATAGTGAAGATAGGCATATTACTTTTTGTGTTTGCTGTGCTTTTCCAGCTTGTTACACTTCCGGTCGAATTTAATGCTTCAAGAAGGGCATTAACATGGTTAGAAGAAGGTGGAATACTTACACCGGAAGAACTTAAAGGTACAAGAGCTGTTCTTATGGCTGCAGCCATGACTTATGTTGCCGCAGCGTCAGCATCTATTCTGCAGCTTTTGAGACTTGTGCTTATATTTGGCGGAGGAAGAAGGCGTGACTAAGCCTGAAGTTAAAATAAATACACGTGCAATTGTTTTGGAAATTCTGCTGGAAGCAGAAAAAAAAGAACGGATGACAGGTATGCTCATTCATGATGTGCTTGAGCAATATGCCTTTCTCTCAGCAAGGAACAGGGCATTTATCAAGAAGCTTGCAGAAGGAACAGTTGAGCGTCAGATCACACTTGATCACATTATCAATAAATTTTCAAAGGTAAAGACGACGAAAATGAAAAATGTGATCAGATGTGTTTTAAGGATGGGCGTATACCAGCTATATTTTATGAGTCATGTGCCTGATTCAGCGGTATGTAATGAAGCCGTAACACTTGTCAGAAAAAAGCATATTAATGGTCTTACGGGATTTGTAAATGGTGTTTTGAGAAAGATTGCATCTGACAGGATCGATCTGGAAAAAATTGATGATCTTTCTGTCAGATATTCAATGCCGGAATGGATAGTTAAGCGATTTATAAAAGAAGCCGGCAGAAAAAAAGCATTGGAGATGCTTAAGGCTTCGGTTGGAACACGTCCTGTCTACATCAGAACAAATACTTCCAGGATAAGTCCGGATGAGCTTAAAAGATTTCTTAATGATGAAGGCGTTAAATGTGAAGAAGTCAATGGTATTGATTATGCATTCAGAATTTCATCATTTGAAAGACTTTACGATCTTAAAAGCTTTAATGAAGGACTTTTTTCAGTACAGGATATAAGTTCGATGTCGGTTGCAGAGATGCTGAAGATCGAAAAAGATATGAAAATAATGGATATCTGCGCAGCTCCCGGCGGAAAGACATGTCATGCAGCTGAGATCCTTAATGGAAGCGGATCTGTAGAGGCCAGAGACCTGTCTGAAAGAAAAATCGAAAAAATTGAAGAGAATATTTCAAGGCTTGCTCTTAAAAATATAAAAACAAGAGTATATGATGCCAGAACTTTTGATGATAAGTCGGAAGGGACTTTTGACAGGATAATAGCTGATCTTCCATGCTCCGGACTTGGAGTCATAGGCAGAAAGAATGACCTCAAATACAGGGTAAAGGAAGAGGATATAAAAGAACTTGCTGAATTGCAGCGAGATATTTTAAGAAATGCCGTCAGATATTTAAGAAATGGCGGAATAATAGTTTTTTCGACCTGTACGATAACGAATGAAGAGGGAAGCGAACAGACTTCATTTATTGAAAATGAGCTTGGACTGAAAAAATTGGAAGAAAGAAAGTTTTTCCAGACCGAGAACGGGTCGGATGGATTTTACGCGGCTTCATTTATTAAGGAAGCCTGACAAAACGGAGAATTACAAGGTTTTTTATGAAAGAAAATATACGCTCGCTTTCATTGGATGAGCTAAAAGAAAAAATAACAGAATACGGCGAGAAGGCATTCAGGGCAAAGCAGATTTATGAATGGCTTCATGTAAAACTTGTCAGAAATACTGACGAGATGACAAATATTCCGAAAGCTCTGAAGGAGAAACTCAACGCTGATTATATAACAGATGGTCTCTCGATTGTTGATGTTCAGGAATCAAAGCTGGATGGGACAAGAAAGTTTCTCTTTGCACTTGCTGACGGGAACGTCATAGAGAGTGTGTGGATGAAATATAAATCCTGGTATTCAGTATGTATTTCATCGCAGGTTGGATGTGCGATGGGCTGCAGTTTTTGTGCATCAACTATTGATGGATGTGTCAGAAGTCTTTCTGCAGGTGAAATGCTGGATGAGATCTATACTATTCAGAAAACAATGGGCGAGAGAGTTTCCAATGTGGTTATAATGGGCAGCGGTGAACCTTTGATGAATTATGATAATCTGCTGAAATTCATCGATATGGTTTCAAATAAAGACGGACTCAATATCAGTCAGAGAAATATTACGGTTTCAACCTGTGGAATTGTTCCGCAGATGAAAAGACTGGCTGATCAGAAAAAGGAAATAAACCTTGCAATTTCTCTTCATGCACCTAATAATGAAAAACGTCGTGCATTGATGCCGATAGCAAAAAAATATTCTATAGAAGAATTGCTGGATGCCTGCAGATACTATTTCGATAAAACAGGTCGCAGGCTGACTTTCGAATATTCACTGGTTTCGGGTAAAAATGACAGTGATGAAGATGCACAAGAGCTTGCAGCTATTTTAAGAGGATTGAACGCGCATGTAAATCTGATTCCGGTAAATCCGATAAAAGAGCGTGATTACAAGCGTCCTGATATGAAATTCGTGAATCGATTTAAAAACAAACTTGAAAAATCAGGAATAAATGTTACTATTAGAAGGGAAATGGGCGCGGATATAGATGGTGCCTGTGGACAACTTCGAAGAAAATACGTTATGGAGGAGAAAACCGGATGCTGAAGACCTTTTCCGCTACTGATGTGGGAAGAAAACGAGAACTGAATCAGGACTATATTTTTTCATCTGAAACACCGGTTGGAAATCTTCCAAATCTTTTTATAGTTGCGGACGGTATGGGCGGTCATAACGCCGGTGATTTTGCTTCATCTTTTACAACGGACTGCATAGTTCGTGAAATAATAAGTTCGGATATGGAGAATCCGATCAAAATTATAAGAAATGCTATAGAGAAGGCAAATCTTGCCCTTATGGAAAAGGCCAGTGAAGATCCGGATAAAAGCGGCATGGGTACGACAGTTGTTGTAGCAACTATTGTAGATGACTGTCTTTATGTGGCAAATGTTGGTGATAGCAGGCTTTATCTTGTAAGTGATGACATAGTACAGATAACACGTGATCATTCGCTTGTAGAAGAGATGGTTTTAAAGGGAGAGCTGGATCGCAATGAGGCCAGAAATCATCCCGATAAAAATATAATCACACGCGCGGTCGGTGCAACCGCTGATATCAAAGTAGATTTCTTTGATATGAAGCTTAGAGAAGGGGACGAGATCCTTATGTGCACAGACGGTCTTTCAAATATGGTTGAGGACCGGGATATTTTGAACATAATGGAGCGCGAAAGTGATGTTGCCGGACAGGCAAGATCACTGATAGATGCAGCAAACAATAACGGGGGAAAAGATAATATCGCTGTTATTGTTGTCAAACCATTTTCATGAAGAAATCTATTGAGGAGCTTAAATTTTAAATGATTAGAGAAGGATTAGTGCTCGCTGAGCGTTATGAGATCATAAGCAAAATCGGCACTGGAGGAATGAGCGATGTTTACAGAGCTAAGGATTATAAGCTTAATCGCTTTGTTGCCGTAAAGGTTCTAAAAGCTGAGTTCTCTGAAAATAAAAATTTTGTTGCAAAATTCAGGGTAGAGGCGCAGTCAGCTGCAGCCTTGATACATCCAAATAT is from Lachnospiraceae bacterium C1.1 and encodes:
- a CDS encoding zinc metallopeptidase: MHYYYPFYYDSTYILIVIGFIISMAASAHVKSVFNRYARVGSQLRLTGAQVAERMLAANGVAGVRVQPVRGSLTDNYNPMNKTVNLSESVYASTSIAALGVAAHECGHAMQHNVGYIPLSLRSAILPVANFGSRLGIPVCIVGMLIGGAGSTIVKIGILLFVFAVLFQLVTLPVEFNASRRALTWLEEGGILTPEELKGTRAVLMAAAMTYVAAASASILQLLRLVLIFGGGRRRD
- a CDS encoding Stp1/IreP family PP2C-type Ser/Thr phosphatase, producing MKTFSATDVGRKRELNQDYIFSSETPVGNLPNLFIVADGMGGHNAGDFASSFTTDCIVREIISSDMENPIKIIRNAIEKANLALMEKASEDPDKSGMGTTVVVATIVDDCLYVANVGDSRLYLVSDDIVQITRDHSLVEEMVLKGELDRNEARNHPDKNIITRAVGATADIKVDFFDMKLREGDEILMCTDGLSNMVEDRDILNIMERESDVAGQARSLIDAANNNGGKDNIAVIVVKPFS
- the fmt gene encoding methionyl-tRNA formyltransferase, with amino-acid sequence MRVIFMGTPDFSVGVLKALHEAGEEIVLCVTQPDREKGRGKGVSMTPVKEYALEIGAEVFQPEKIRAEEAVAKLREYNADIAVVAAFGQILSKEILDMPKYGSINVHASLLPYYRGAAPIQRCIINGDEKTGVTIMQMDEGLDTGDMIMKREIPISSDETGGSLFDKLMEVGSSLCVEALRAIEDGTAVRTPQPEGEFEYAKMLKKSEGLIDFNKKAVEIERLVRALNPWPSAYTHLSGKMLKIWKAEVTDEKSGDCGEITAISADSFTVACGEGSLIVKEIQLEGKRRMTVHDFLLGQKLETGSSLG
- the rlmN gene encoding 23S rRNA (adenine(2503)-C(2))-methyltransferase RlmN, encoding MKENIRSLSLDELKEKITEYGEKAFRAKQIYEWLHVKLVRNTDEMTNIPKALKEKLNADYITDGLSIVDVQESKLDGTRKFLFALADGNVIESVWMKYKSWYSVCISSQVGCAMGCSFCASTIDGCVRSLSAGEMLDEIYTIQKTMGERVSNVVIMGSGEPLMNYDNLLKFIDMVSNKDGLNISQRNITVSTCGIVPQMKRLADQKKEINLAISLHAPNNEKRRALMPIAKKYSIEELLDACRYYFDKTGRRLTFEYSLVSGKNDSDEDAQELAAILRGLNAHVNLIPVNPIKERDYKRPDMKFVNRFKNKLEKSGINVTIRREMGADIDGACGQLRRKYVMEEKTGC
- the rsmB gene encoding 16S rRNA (cytosine(967)-C(5))-methyltransferase RsmB, which gives rise to MTKPEVKINTRAIVLEILLEAEKKERMTGMLIHDVLEQYAFLSARNRAFIKKLAEGTVERQITLDHIINKFSKVKTTKMKNVIRCVLRMGVYQLYFMSHVPDSAVCNEAVTLVRKKHINGLTGFVNGVLRKIASDRIDLEKIDDLSVRYSMPEWIVKRFIKEAGRKKALEMLKASVGTRPVYIRTNTSRISPDELKRFLNDEGVKCEEVNGIDYAFRISSFERLYDLKSFNEGLFSVQDISSMSVAEMLKIEKDMKIMDICAAPGGKTCHAAEILNGSGSVEARDLSERKIEKIEENISRLALKNIKTRVYDARTFDDKSEGTFDRIIADLPCSGLGVIGRKNDLKYRVKEEDIKELAELQRDILRNAVRYLRNGGIIVFSTCTITNEEGSEQTSFIENELGLKKLEERKFFQTENGSDGFYAASFIKEA